Below is a window of Candidatus Thiodiazotropha endoloripes DNA.
AGGCGAGGAGCGGGTGATTGATCGCTCCTTCTTCAGTGTTGGAAAACCCGGTGGTGACCTGATCCTGATCAATCATCGTCATAACGGTTACTACCTGTTGAAGGTAGGTGGCGACAACGTGCCGATGATCAATGGGAAACCGATCAAGGCAGGTGGGGTTGAGCTGAGCAATGGTGACCGAATCACCCTCGGGGAGCTCTCCCTTGAGTTTGTGGATTAGTGTTAACAGGCCTTAACCGCCCGGACAGAAGGAGCGTTGCCTCGATCGGCCCACTAGTTGATACTCTCACCTCTCGACGTGAACCGATAATCACTGCTGAGCAGTGAGGTCAAGCGCATGCAGTCGGCGAAGTTTGTGGTGTTTTCGAGAATGCCATGCTTGATAACCCCTTCCAGCAGATCCTTGCCATCCCAGTTGGGATTGGTCAACTCAGACAGAAAACGGCTCTCCTGTGGATCGAGTTGACGGAATGTCAGCGCGGTACCCCGGTGATTGATGCGGGTGACCTGTGCGGTCAATTGTATCGACTCGACCTGTCCCGGTCTCCTGAATAACACCCGGTAGTGATCGTTGAGCTTTGCTCCACTCAATGCGTTGACAAACAGGCCAGATTGGCTGATGTCGGCAATGGTCCGATTTTGGCTGACCCCATTGGCTTTGGATACAAAGGTGACCTGAAAGGATGTTTTTGTTCTTGGATTTTTACGTGCATCCATTGGCGTGACTCCGTCATCAAAGTGTCACATTCCAATTTAGGCTGTTGTAAAGCAATTGAATATAGTGGTGAATGCCCCTCGATATCAGGGATTACCATAATGTGCGCATCCTATCAAAAAGGTAAATATCATAGGATGTGACAGGCTCGCACCTCAGCTTGCCCGGTTCAATACAGGCAGAGCCACTGCTTACATGCAGATAAGTTCTTCAATAATCAGT
It encodes the following:
- a CDS encoding PilZ domain-containing protein; translated protein: MDARKNPRTKTSFQVTFVSKANGVSQNRTIADISQSGLFVNALSGAKLNDHYRVLFRRPGQVESIQLTAQVTRINHRGTALTFRQLDPQESRFLSELTNPNWDGKDLLEGVIKHGILENTTNFADCMRLTSLLSSDYRFTSRGESIN